In Flavobacterium okayamense, a single window of DNA contains:
- a CDS encoding carboxymuconolactone decarboxylase family protein, producing the protein MPLVTPLSPEHDLETKQLAEFFNETLGFCPNSVLTMQHRPAISKAFIELNKAVMENKGRVTSSLKRMIAWVSSNATGCRYCQAHAIRAAERYGAEQEKLDNIWEYKTNPAFNDAERAALNFSLAASVLPNAVNEDIKTELYKHWNEGEIVEMLGVISLFGYLNRWNDSMGTVLEDDAIESGNQYLEKTGWEVGKHQ; encoded by the coding sequence ATGCCATTAGTAACTCCCCTTTCTCCAGAACATGATCTGGAAACGAAACAATTAGCCGAATTTTTTAATGAAACCTTGGGGTTTTGTCCGAACTCAGTATTAACCATGCAACATCGTCCGGCAATTTCAAAAGCTTTTATTGAGTTAAATAAAGCTGTAATGGAAAACAAAGGTCGTGTTACCTCATCTCTAAAAAGAATGATTGCTTGGGTAAGTAGTAATGCTACAGGCTGTCGATATTGTCAGGCACATGCCATTCGCGCTGCTGAACGTTATGGAGCCGAACAAGAAAAATTAGATAATATTTGGGAATATAAAACGAATCCTGCTTTTAATGATGCTGAAAGAGCTGCTTTAAATTTTTCATTAGCTGCTTCAGTACTTCCAAATGCCGTAAATGAGGATATAAAAACGGAACTTTACAAACATTGGAATGAAGGTGAAATTGTTGAAATGTTAGGTGTAATTTCACTTTTTGGTTATCTCAATCGTTGGAATGATTCAATGGGAACTGTTTTAGAAGATGATGCTATTGAAAGTGGCAATCAATATTTAGAAAAAACAGGTTGGGAAGTTGGAAAACATCAATAA